GCAAGGTCGCGGTGCTGGTCAGCCCGACGGGCGCGAAGCCCGCCGCGGCGGCCGGGCGGGCGCCGAACACCGCCGTGGTGGAGGTGCCGACGCGCAGCGGCCGGACGTTGACCGTGCTCAGCGAGCCGAAGGGCGCGGAGCACGCCCCCTACGCCGACCGGATCCAGGAGATCGCCGACACCTTGGCGCCCCGCTTCTAGGCGCTCCCACCCGTCACGGTGTGGACGACTCCCGCGATTTCGCGAGAACTTGAACCACCCGAACGGGGCGAACACCCCGCCCGCACGCAGCGGCACCCCGGATGACCAGCCCGAACAGTCGTCCACAAGGGGTGTCCGACACGCCAGGCGCGTTCAATCTCTCGCGAAATCGCGGACCCCGGGGGATCAGGCGAGTTTGCGGCGGAGCATGCGGCGGGCCGCGGCGCGGGGGTCCGGGTCGCTCTCGATGAGGGCGTTCACCACGGCGCCGTCCACGAGCGCGATCAGCTCCAGCAGGCGTTCCCCGTCGACGGGCATGCCGCTGCGGGCGAGGATCTCGGAGAGCAGTTCGTGCAGCTCACCGCTGAGCTCCCGCATCAGCGGCGCCAGGTACGGCCGCCGCGGCGAGCCCACGAGCCGTTCGTAGCGCAGCAGCACCGGCTTCGTCCCGCCTTCCCGGGACTCGTGCCCGAGCAGCAGGTCCAGCAGCAGGTCGGTCACCACGTCCACCGTGCGCAGCTCGTCGGCGAGCTCGTCGAGCCGGGCGCGGCCGGTGGCGAGCTCGGCCCGGCCCTCGTGCTCCACCGCCGCCGCGACGAGGTCGTCGAGCGAGGTGAAGTAGTAGGTCGTCGAGGCGAGGGGCAGCCCGGCCCGCTCCGCCACGGCCCGGTGGCGCACCGCTTCGAGGCCGCCTTCGGAGAGCAACTCCACCGCCGCCTCGACCAGGGCCTGGCGGCGGCGCTCGCCCTTCGGGGTCGCCGCTGTCATGACCGCTGATCCTAATGAGTCCTCACGGCACGATCCGCGCAGCTGGCCGGGTGGCGGCACCCCCCGACCCTTTCGGTGCGGCCGCGCTTTCCCGGGCCGCGCCCCCGGCACGTCGAATCCGGGAAGCCGTGCCCGGTCACTGCTCAGCGACGACCGAGACCCGGGGCTACTCCCCGAAAGCGGCGCGGTGCAGCGCCGCGTAGGACCCGTCGGCGGCCAGCAGGTCCCGGTGCGCGCCGAGTTCCACGACGCGCCCGCCGTCGACGACCGCGACCCGGTCGGCGGTGCGCGCGGTGTGCAGCCGGTGCGCGATGGCGATCACCGTGCGGCCCGCCAGCAGCGTCGACAGCGATCGTTCCAGCTCCCGCGAGCTGTCCCCGTCGAGCAGGGAGGTCGCCTCGTCGAGCACCAGCGTGTGCGGGTCGGCCAGCACCACCCGTGCCAGCGCGAGCTGCTGCGCCACGGCCGCGGGCACCGGGTGGCCGCCGGATCCGATGATGGTGTCCAGCCCGTCCGGCAGCCGGGCCGCCCAGTCCGCGGCGCCGACCGTGCCCAGCGCGTCGAGCAGTTCCGCGTCGCGCCACTCCCGCGCCTCCGGCAGCGACAGGTTGTCCCGCAGGCTCGCGGTGAACACGTGGTGCTCCTGGGTGAGCAGCACGACCTCCCGCCGGGTGCGGGCGGTGGGCATCGCCGTGATCTCCACGTCGCCGAACGCCACCGAACCGGAGTCGGGGACGCTGACCCCGGCGATGAGCCGCCCGATCGTGGACTTGCCCGCCCCGGACGGCCCGACGATCACCAGCCGCTCCCCGGCGGGCACCCGCAGGTCGATGCCGTGCAGGACCTCGCGGCCCGCGCGGTAGGAGAACCGCACGTCGCGCAGCACCAGGTCGTGCCCGGCTCCGCGCGGAGCCGGGTCCTGCGGGGCGCGGTCGGGCGGTGAGTCCGGCACGCCGAGGATGCGGGTCAGCGCGGCGTGGCCCAGCTGCATCTCCTCCAGCCACGCGAACAGCTCCGCCAGCGGCGCCGACAGCGTCGCCGCGTACAGCACGACCGTGGTCACCGTGCCGAGCTCCGCCCAGCCCGCCTGGTAGCTCCAGCCGCCGATCAGCAGGATCGCCGCGATCGGCAGCACGTAGGCAAGTTCCAGCGTCGGCAGGAACACCGACAGCAGCGTGCGGTGCCGCCGCTCGCCGTCGATGGCCCGCTCCAGGACCTCGTCGTTGTGCGCGCGGCGCCGCTCGGTGAGCCGCAGCGAGTCGATGGTGCGGGCGCCGCGCACCGTCTCGTGGATGCTGGACTGCACCCCGGCCCAGTCCCGCAGCATCCGGCTGATCGTCGTCGCGGCGCGCGGGAAGTACCACCGGCTCACGGCCACCAGCAGCGGCACCGCGACGAGCATCCCGCAGGCGAGCAGCGGCGAGGTGAGCAGCATCGCGACGACGGTGAGCGCGATGGTGAGCACCGCCGCCGTCAGCTCCGGCGCCGCTTCGCGGACGGTGAAGTCGAGCCGGTCCACGTCGGCGGTGGAGCGGCTGAGCAGGTCGCCGGTGCCCGCGTCCTCCACGGTGCCCAGCGGCAGCCGCAGCGCGCGGGCCACGACGTCCTCGCGCACTTCGGCGAGCACGGACTCGCCGAACACGGCGGCGCGCAGCCGGGCGGCGCGGGCCAGCAGCGCGTGCACCACCAGCACCGCGAGGAAACCGCCCGCGAGCGCGTCCACCCGCCAGGCCGCGGTGCCCGCGGACACGGAGTCGACGAGCCGCCCGAGCAGTTGCGGGCCGATCAGCCCGACCACCGTGGTCAGCCCGAACAGCAGCATCACCAGGGTGAACTCGCGGCGGTGCGCGGCCCCGGTGCGCCGCAGCCAGCGCAGCACCTCGGTCCGGTCGGCCAGCGGCAGGCTCACCGCGCACCTCCTGTCACGCGCAGCGCGCGGTCGGCCGTCGCGTGCCACAGCGGGCTCTGGGTGAGCACGATCGTGGTGCGACCTTTGCGCAGGTCCCGGACTCGGCGCACGATCCGCGCCTCGGTGTGCGCGTCGACGGCGGAGGTCGGTTCGTCGAGCACGAGCACGTCGGCGTCGCTGCACAACGCGCGCGCCAGCAGCAGCCGCTGGCGCTGCCCGCCGGACAGCGAGCGGGCCTGCTCGGTGAGGGCGCCGTCGGCGGGCAGCGCGTCGAGCACGTCCTCGGCGTCGGCGGCGTGCAGCGCGGTCTCGACCAGCACCGCGGACCCCAGGTCGAGCCCGGCGCGGACCGGCCCGGCGAACAGCAGGTCCTGGTTGTGCGCCAGCACGATCCGCTCCCGCAGCGCGCCGATCGCGACCTCGTCGAGCGGGACGTCCCCGGCGTGCACCCGGCCGTCGGCGGTGTGCCGGGCGAGCCGTTCCGCCAGCGCCTCCCCGTCCCCGCCCGCGTCGATGGCGGTGAGCGCGCCCGCTTCGGCGCGGGCGCCGGTGCGCTCGTCGACCAGGGCGAGCGGCCCGAGGGGCAGCGCGCGCGGCTCCGGCGGGTCGGCGGGTTCCGGGCGCAGCCGAAGCAGCCCGCACGCCCGGTTCGCCGCGACCACGGCGGCGGCGAAGGTGCTCGCCGCCTCGGTGGCCGTGCGCACCGGGATCACCAGGAAGCTGGACACGCCGTAGAACGCGACGAGTTCGCCGACGCTGATCGTCCCGCTCAGCGCCATCCGCGCGCCCAGCCAGGTGACGAGCACCGTCACCAGTCCGGGCAGCAGGATCTCGGCGCCCGCCAGCCACGCGGTGATCCGCCCGGCGGCGATTCCCGCGTCGCGCACCTCGCGGCTCGCGGCGACGAACCGGGCGTGGAACCGGGCTTCGCCGCCGACGCCGCGCAGGATGCGCAGGCCGGAGACGATGTCCGCGGCCAGCGTGCTGAGGCCGGTCAGGTTCTCGCGCTGGGCCTCTTCGCGCCGGCGCAGCGGGCGCAGCAGCGGGCCGATGCCCAGCGTCGCCAGCGGCACCCCGATCAGCGCGACCGCGCCCATCAGCGGGGAGATCGTGATCAGCGCGGCGGCGGCGACCAGGAAGGCGACGACGGCGCCGGTGAGCCTGGCGAGCACTTCGAACGCCTTGCCCACCTGGTAGATGTCGGAGGAGCCGACGGCCACGACCTCACCGGTGCGGACCCGCCGGGTGAGCGTGCCGCCGAGCCCCGCCACGTGGTGCAGCACCGCGCGTTCCGCGCTGCCCGCGCCGTGCAGCCACAGCGTGTGCGCCGTCCACCCGAGCGCCGCCGCGCCCAGCGCCTGGACGAGTCCGAGCCCCAGCACCACCAGCACCCACCCGAGCAGCGCCGAACCGTCCCGGCCCGCGATGCCCGCGTCCAGCGCCCGGCCGATGACCAGCGGCAGCACCGCGGTCGACAGCAGCCACGCCGATCCGGTCAGCGGCGCGAGCACGAGCAGTCCGGGCCGGTCGCGCAGCAGCGACCACAGGAAGCGGACCGGGCCGCGCGCGTCGGGAGTCATGGCGCCCCGAAACTAGCCCGCACCCGACGCCGGAGGCGACCGCTTTTCCGCGCACCTCACATCCGCGAACCGGCAGCGGAGGAGGCGCGAGCACCGGAGCTCCGGGACCGGGAAGTATCCTGGCCAGCCGTGACGGTCAAGCCCCACCTCCCGAACGTGCTCGCCCACCGCTACGCCTCGCCGGAGCTGGTCGAGCTGTGGTCCCCGCAGCACAAGGTCGTGCTGGAACGCCAGCTGTGGCTGGCGGTGCTGCGCGCCCAGGCCGACCTCGGCGTCGACGTGCCGGACGGCGCGGTCGCCGACTACGAGCGCGTGATCGACCAGGTCGACCTGGACTCGATCGCCGAGCGCGAGCGCCAGACCCGGCACGACGTGAAGGCCCGCATCGAGGAGTTCAACGCCCTCGCCGGTCACGAGCACGTGCACAAGGGCATGACCTCCCGGGACCTCACCGAGAACGTCGAGCAGCTGCAGGTCCGCCGCAGCCTGGAGCACGTGCGCGACCGCGTGGTCGCCGTGCTGGCCCGGCTCGCGCGCTTGGCGGCCGAGCACGGCGAGCTCGTCGTGGCGGGCCGTTCGCACAACGTCGCGGCGCAGGCCACGACGCTGGGCAAGCGCTTCGCGACGGCCGCCGACGAGCTGCTCGTCGCGTTCGGCCGGGTCGAGGAGCTGCTGGCGCGCTACCCGCTGCGCGGTGTGAAGGGCCCGGTCGGCACCTCGCAGGACATGCTGGACCTGCTCGGTGACGCCGGGAAGCTCGCCGAGCTGGAAGACCGCGTCGCCGAGCACCTCGGGTTCGGGAAGGTCCTCACCAGCGTCGGGCAGGTGTACCCGCGGTCGCTGGACTTCGAGGTGCTGACCGCGCTGTCGCAGCTGGCGGCGGCGCCGTCCTCGGTGGCGAAGACGATCCGGCTGATGGCGGGCCACGAACTGGTCACCGAGGGCTTCCAGCCCGGCCAGGTCGGTTCGAGCGCGATGCCGCACAAGATGAACACCCGTTCCTGCGAGCGCGTCAACGGCCTGTCCGTGGTGCTGCGCGGGTACGTGTCGATGGGCGGCGAGCTGGCCGGGGACCAGTGGAACGAGGGCGACGTGTCCTGCTCGGTGGTGCGCCGCATCGCGCTGCCGGACGCGTTCTTCGCGTTCGACGGGCTGCTGGAGACGTTCCTGACGGTGCTCGACGAGTTCGGCGCCTACCCGGCCGTGGTCGCCCGCGAGCTGGACCGCTACCTGCCGTTCCTGGCGACGACGAAGGTGCTGATGGCGGCCGTGCGCGCCGGCGTGGGCCGCGAGACGGCGCACGAGGCGATCAAGGAGAACGCCGTCGCGGTGGCGCTGGCCATGCGCGAGCAGGGCGTCGAGCGCAACGACCTGCTGGCCCGGCTCGCCGCCGACGACCGGCTGCCCCTGGACGAGGCGGCCCTGGAGGAACTGCTCGCCGACCGCCTGTCGTTCACGGGTGCGGCCGCTGATCAGGTCCACGCCGTCGTCGCGGCTGTGGATGACGTCGTGGCTCGGTACCCCGAAGCCGCGAAGTACGCTCCTTCGCCGATTCTCTGACGTTCTCGCAGTCGGGACGACCGAAGCCGTCCCGACGGTGAGACCTGCTTTGCGGCCGTAGGCCGTGCCTGTACGCGCGAAGCGCATAGCCCACGTCCGCAAACCGACCACTGGCGGGTTCTCAGCGGTTTCCTCGCGAGGGCAGCATTTTTCCTCGTGGCGGAGCCACTTGGAAAAATGATCCCGCAGCGGGGAAACCGCTGAGGTTCCGCTACCCGGACACCCGAGACGAACGAGCCGTGAAAGCGGCGGTGGGTGCGCCCGGTCGTTGCCGGTCAGGGGTGGTGGGAGAGAATCGGGGCGTGGTCGCACTCTCCGATTACCCGCAGATCGCCGCGGGCAAGGTTCGCCAGCTGCACGCCGTGGACGACGAGCACCTGCTGATGGTGGCGTCGGACCGCATTTCGGCCTACGACCACGTGCTGGACACGCCGATCCCCGACAAGGGCCGGGTGCTCACGGCGATGAGCGTGTTCTGGTTCGACCTGCTCGCCGACGTGGTGCCGAATCACGTGGTGTCCGCCGACGACCCGCGGATCCCCGCCGAGGTGCGCGGTCGCGCGCTGCTGGTGCGCAGGCTGGAGATGCTGCCGGTGGAGTGCGTCGCGCGCGGCTACCTCACCGGGTCCGGCCTGGTCGACTACCGCGCCACGGGCGCGGTGTGCGGCGTCGAGCTGCCGGGCGGTCTGACGGAGGCCTCGAAGCTGCCGGAGCCGATCTTCACCCCGGCGACGAAGGCGGAGCTGGGCGCGCACGACGAGAACGTCAGCTTCGACGCCGTCGCCGCCCAGGTCGGCCGGGAGCGCGCCGAGCAGCTGCGGGAACTGACCTTGCGGGTGTACGCGCGGGCCGCGGAGCACGCGGAGAGCCGCGGCGTGATCCTCGCCGACACCAAGTTCGAGTTCGGCCTCGGCGCGGACGGCCTGGTGCTGGGCGATGAGGTGCTCACCCCGGATTCCTCGCGGTTCTGGCCCGCCGACGGCCACGAGCCGGGCCGGGTGCAGCCGTCGTTCGACAAGCAGTACGTGCGGAACTGGCTGACGTCGCCGGAATCCGGGTGGGACCGCGCGTCGGACGCGCCCCCGCCGCCGCTGCCGGAGGACGTCGTCGCCGCCACCCGAGCCCGCTACGTCGAGGCCTACGAGTGGATCTCCGGCCGCGACCTCGCCGACTGGCCGTCCCCAGCCTGACCCCAACGCAGGAGACCGGCGTCCGTTGCCGTTGGTCGTTGTCCTGTCAGCGGCGAAGCCGCTGAGCAGCGACCACCAGAGCAACCGGCACCGCCGCGGGTTCTCAGTGGCTTCCTCGCGAGGACAGCTTTTTTCCTCGTGGCGGAGCCACTTGGGAAAAAGATCCCGCAGCGAGGAAGCCACTGAGGTTCCGCCACCCGACCCGCTCAGCAGGCCCGGTCCGCGAGCATTCGTTCGGACTGTGCTTTTCGGTTACCTGCTGGTCAGGGCGTCGACATCCGGGGCGGGCCCAATGATGTGCCGTGGGCATCCCGATGGTCGTCTCGTTGTCCGGGATCGGAGATCGGTCCCTGGAGCACTGCGCCGAGTTCGCCGCCGAGCTGGACCAGCGGCGCACGCCGTTGACGTTGCTGGTCGCGCCGCGCCCGAGCGGTTCCGCGCCGCCCGGACCCGACCGGCCCGCCGTGAGCTGGGTGCGGGCCCGGCAGCGTCGCGGGGATGCGCTGGCGCTGCACGGCTTCGACCACGCCCCTTCGGGGCAGCGCATGTTGCCCAGGGTGGCGTCGTCGGGTCCGGCGGCGGCGGTGCGCGGCGCCGAGTTCGCGGCGCTCCCGGCGCACGAGGCGGGGCTGCGGCTGCACGCCGCGACGGCCGCGCTGGACCGGTTGGGCCTGCGCACCGAGCTGTTCGTGCCGCCGCGCTGGTTGTCCTCGCCGGGCACCGTGACGGCGCTGCGCGGACGTGATTTCCAGGTGTGCGCGGACGCGCTGGCGGTGCACGAGCTGGCCACCGGCCGGGTGCACCGGGCTCGGGTGCACGCGTTGGGGCCGGGCGCGCGCGTCGAGCACTGGTGGTGCCGGGCGCTGGTGCTGGGCGTGGGGCGCGCGGCGCGGCGCGGGCGGATGGTGCGGCTCGCGGTGGACTCGGCGGACCTCGCTCGTCCCGGACCGCGGCGGGCCGTGCTGGATTCGATCGATCTTGCGCTGCACCACGGCGCGGAGCCCGCGACGTACGAGTCCTTCGCCGGCGCCGTCGTACCCCGGCAGCGCCGGGCGCCCGGGATGGGCGGGCGGCTGCCGAACCTGGATCCGCTGTCGAGCTGACCCCTCGATCCGCGTGGTGAAAGGGCTTTCACCTTGTGCTCAGGGAAACCTCATGCCGGCCCGCGAAGCTTCTTCTCGTCAGGGAGAGCGAGACGGAAGAGGCAGGACCATGAGGATCAGGAAGCCGAGCAGGGCAGTGCTGACCACCGCGGCGATCATCGGCGTGCTGGGCATCGGCGGCGCGGGCGTCGCGCTGGGCGGCGCCGAGGGGCCGCGGGAGCCCGCTCCGGCATCGGCGGTCGGCTGGGACGACGACGGGCCGTGGGACGACGACCGCTGGGAACGCGACGACCGGGACGACGGGCCGGGTGAGGACGACGCGGACGACCGCGACGACGTGCCCGCCGGTCTCCCCGGAGCGCCGCTGCCGGACGACGACCGCTTCGACGACGACCGCGACGACCACCTCGACGACCGGGATGACCGGGACGACCACCGCGACGACCGGGACGACGATCGCGATGACCGCGACGACTACCTGGACGACCGGTTCGACGACCGCGATGACCACCGGGACGACCGGGACGACCGCCTCGACGACCACTTCGACGACGACCGGTTCGACGACCACCGCGACGACCGCTTCGACGACGGCCCCCACGACGACTGACCCCGAGCGCCGGAACGGACCGTCCGGCCGGACGGTCCGTTCACCTGGGGCTCACAGCGAGGTCGCCGCCGCGCGGTCCAGCACCGCGACGTCGGTGCCCTGCGGCCCGAGCTGCTCGAACATCCCGTAGTGCATGGCGGGCGAGGCCAGCACCGCTTCGTGGATCGGCACCGCGACGCGAGGGCTCACGGCGCGCAGGAAGTCCACGGCCTCCGAGAGCTTCAGCCACGGCGCCCCGGTCGGCAGGCCCAGCACGTCGATCCGCTGCTCGGGCACGTGGAACGAGTCGCCGGGGTGGTAGAAGCCGCCGTGATCGACGAGCAGGCCGATGTTGTCGATGACCGGGATGTCGGGGTGGATCACGGCGTGCTGCCCGCCGACGACGTTCACGGCGGAGCCGCCCAGCTCGAACGCGTCACCGGGGCGCGCGGTCTCCGGCTGGAAGCCCTTCTCGGCGAGGATCCCCACCGTGGACGGGTCGGTGATGAGCCGCGCGTCCGGGTTGTCGTCGAGCAGGCCGGGCAGCCGGTCGGCGTCGTAGTGGTCGAAGTGCTGGTGCGTGATGAGCACGGCGTCCAGGTCCCGCACGTCCTCGAACCCCTGGGAGAAGGCGCCGGGGTCGATCAGCAGGCGGGCTCGGCCGGTGTCCACCAGCACGCACGCGTGTCCGAAGTGAGTGATCTGCATCGGCTCGCCTCTCTAGGCTGCATCAGGTCCGGCCCCCAGCGTCTCAGAGCCCTGTCTTTGGTCTCGGCTTGAGTAGTGGGTCGGGTGGCGGAACCTCAGCGTTCTTCTCGCTGCGGGATCTTTTTCCCGAGTGGCTCCGCCACGAGGGAAAAAGCTGTCCTCGCGAGAAGAACGCTGAGAACCCGCCGGTGGTCGGCCTGCTCTGGTGGTCGCTGCTCAGCGGCTTCGCCGCTGACAGGACAACGACCGACGACCGCGCTCACCTGGAAGGGCAAGATCAAAGACAGGTGGTCGGGGCCCGTCAGCGGGGGGGGGGGGGGGGGGGGGGGGGCGTTGCCCGCGCCTCGTCTTCGCAGCAGCGCGGCCTCGGTCGCCGTGCTGAGCCCGGCTTCGCGCGGCCGGTCGAACCCCAGCGCGCGTTCGGTTTCCAGCGCCGCGCGGGCGGTGTCGCCGAGCGGTCTGATCCGCAGCCCGGCGGCGAGCGAGGGCGCGGCGTCGCGGCTGACGAAGCCGTGGTGCGTCGCCGGGGCCCACAGCGGGAAGGAGTCCGGCCCGGCCCAGCGCGCGACGCCCGCCGCGTCCAGCGCCGCGGCGTCGACCGGCACGAAATCGGTGCCGGGCGGCGCGACGGCCGCGGCGATCCCGTCGAGCAGGGAGCCGAGGTCGGTGACGGGCGCGATGCCGTCGAAGGTGCCGGTCAGGCCGGTTTCGGCGGCCAGCACGATCCAGTCGGCGAGGTCGCGCACGTCGATGTGCTGGATCGGCTGCTCGCGCGGCGGTACCGGGATGCGACCGCCGCGGCTGATCCGGTTCACCCAGTACCCGAAGCGGTCCTTGACGTCGCCGGGCCCGGTGATCAGCCCGGGGCGCACGAGGAACGCCCGATCGCCGAGGGCGGCGCGCACCGCGTCCTCGCAGGCCACCTTGGTCCCGCCGTAAGCGGTGACCGGGTCGGTGCCGGGCTCGACCACTTCCAGCGGTGCCAGCAGGTCGGCGTCCGTGCTCCGGCCGGGCGTCTCGGTGTCCGTGTAGACGTTGATGGAGGACACGAAGGTCCAGTGCGCGGTGCCCGCGCCGAACGCCGCCAGCGCCCGCGCCACCCAGGGCAGCGACATGGTGGCGACGTCGACGACCGAGTCGAAGCGTTCCCCGGCGAGTTCGCGCAGCCCGCCGGGATCGTCCCGGTCGACGGGGACCAGCGCGGCACCGGCCGGGACCGTTCCGCTGGTGCCGCGCGCGGCGCAGGTCACGTCGTGGCCGCGGTGCACGGCCGTCGCCGCCACTTCGCGGGAGAGGAATAGCGTGCCGCCCAGAATCAGCATTTTCATGATTCGAGACTGCCATTCGGGTGAGACCGGGGATACACGTATCGCTGGGAGCGGAAAAATGGTGGTCGGGGGCTTCTCGTTGCGCCGCTGCTGGGGGGAGTGCGGCGCAACGAGAAGCGTTCCGGAGATTCCGCCGGGGGGTGGGCGGAATCCCCGCCGCCCCGCGTCGCGCGGAAGGGGGAGGTCGCGCGCCTGCGGTGGCGGATCTGCCCGGCCTGTTCGAGCGCGAGGCCGGGAGCTGGTGGTTCGTGCCTGGTGAGTGGTCGGGCGTCGGCGTCTCGGTCCGCCGTCCGTGGTTCGTCGGGTGCGGTGGCCGTGGATCGTGGCGGCGGTGTTTTCGGCTGCTACGTGTAAGACGTGCGAACCCCGGTGAATGTTCCGCGAAATCGGGGAGAAGTGTGCGAGGACACAGCGCCGAAAAGCGTTCCGGATAATCGTGCTGAATTCGGCTGAGTAGCGCTACTCAAAATGCTGGACCCCATTTATCCGCGCATCGCCCGATCGGGTCAGGCGCGGGCGCGCGGCACCCGCGCGCCCGCCTGACCACGCGCCTGCGCGGTCCGGGGTGTGGCGCACGGCGCTTCCGGTGCACCTGTCTGCG
This window of the Saccharopolyspora gloriosae genome carries:
- a CDS encoding MBL fold metallo-hydrolase — its product is MQITHFGHACVLVDTGRARLLIDPGAFSQGFEDVRDLDAVLITHQHFDHYDADRLPGLLDDNPDARLITDPSTVGILAEKGFQPETARPGDAFELGGSAVNVVGGQHAVIHPDIPVIDNIGLLVDHGGFYHPGDSFHVPEQRIDVLGLPTGAPWLKLSEAVDFLRAVSPRVAVPIHEAVLASPAMHYGMFEQLGPQGTDVAVLDRAAATSL
- the purB gene encoding adenylosuccinate lyase, with amino-acid sequence MTVKPHLPNVLAHRYASPELVELWSPQHKVVLERQLWLAVLRAQADLGVDVPDGAVADYERVIDQVDLDSIAERERQTRHDVKARIEEFNALAGHEHVHKGMTSRDLTENVEQLQVRRSLEHVRDRVVAVLARLARLAAEHGELVVAGRSHNVAAQATTLGKRFATAADELLVAFGRVEELLARYPLRGVKGPVGTSQDMLDLLGDAGKLAELEDRVAEHLGFGKVLTSVGQVYPRSLDFEVLTALSQLAAAPSSVAKTIRLMAGHELVTEGFQPGQVGSSAMPHKMNTRSCERVNGLSVVLRGYVSMGGELAGDQWNEGDVSCSVVRRIALPDAFFAFDGLLETFLTVLDEFGAYPAVVARELDRYLPFLATTKVLMAAVRAGVGRETAHEAIKENAVAVALAMREQGVERNDLLARLAADDRLPLDEAALEELLADRLSFTGAAADQVHAVVAAVDDVVARYPEAAKYAPSPIL
- a CDS encoding TetR/AcrR family transcriptional regulator; its protein translation is MTAATPKGERRRQALVEAAVELLSEGGLEAVRHRAVAERAGLPLASTTYYFTSLDDLVAAAVEHEGRAELATGRARLDELADELRTVDVVTDLLLDLLLGHESREGGTKPVLLRYERLVGSPRRPYLAPLMRELSGELHELLSEILARSGMPVDGERLLELIALVDGAVVNALIESDPDPRAAARRMLRRKLA
- a CDS encoding NAD-dependent epimerase/dehydratase family protein, translating into MKMLILGGTLFLSREVAATAVHRGHDVTCAARGTSGTVPAGAALVPVDRDDPGGLRELAGERFDSVVDVATMSLPWVARALAAFGAGTAHWTFVSSINVYTDTETPGRSTDADLLAPLEVVEPGTDPVTAYGGTKVACEDAVRAALGDRAFLVRPGLITGPGDVKDRFGYWVNRISRGGRIPVPPREQPIQHIDVRDLADWIVLAAETGLTGTFDGIAPVTDLGSLLDGIAAAVAPPGTDFVPVDAAALDAAGVARWAGPDSFPLWAPATHHGFVSRDAAPSLAAGLRIRPLGDTARAALETERALGFDRPREAGLSTATEAALLRRRGAGNAPPPPPPPPLTGPDHLSLILPFQVSAVVGRCPVSGEAAEQRPPEQADHRRVLSVLLARTAFSLVAEPLGKKIPQREER
- a CDS encoding ABC transporter transmembrane domain-containing protein, yielding MTPDARGPVRFLWSLLRDRPGLLVLAPLTGSAWLLSTAVLPLVIGRALDAGIAGRDGSALLGWVLVVLGLGLVQALGAAALGWTAHTLWLHGAGSAERAVLHHVAGLGGTLTRRVRTGEVVAVGSSDIYQVGKAFEVLARLTGAVVAFLVAAAALITISPLMGAVALIGVPLATLGIGPLLRPLRRREEAQRENLTGLSTLAADIVSGLRILRGVGGEARFHARFVAASREVRDAGIAAGRITAWLAGAEILLPGLVTVLVTWLGARMALSGTISVGELVAFYGVSSFLVIPVRTATEAASTFAAAVVAANRACGLLRLRPEPADPPEPRALPLGPLALVDERTGARAEAGALTAIDAGGDGEALAERLARHTADGRVHAGDVPLDEVAIGALRERIVLAHNQDLLFAGPVRAGLDLGSAVLVETALHAADAEDVLDALPADGALTEQARSLSGGQRQRLLLARALCSDADVLVLDEPTSAVDAHTEARIVRRVRDLRKGRTTIVLTQSPLWHATADRALRVTGGAR
- a CDS encoding phosphoribosylaminoimidazolesuccinocarboxamide synthase, encoding MVALSDYPQIAAGKVRQLHAVDDEHLLMVASDRISAYDHVLDTPIPDKGRVLTAMSVFWFDLLADVVPNHVVSADDPRIPAEVRGRALLVRRLEMLPVECVARGYLTGSGLVDYRATGAVCGVELPGGLTEASKLPEPIFTPATKAELGAHDENVSFDAVAAQVGRERAEQLRELTLRVYARAAEHAESRGVILADTKFEFGLGADGLVLGDEVLTPDSSRFWPADGHEPGRVQPSFDKQYVRNWLTSPESGWDRASDAPPPPLPEDVVAATRARYVEAYEWISGRDLADWPSPA
- a CDS encoding ABC transporter ATP-binding protein → MSLPLADRTEVLRWLRRTGAAHRREFTLVMLLFGLTTVVGLIGPQLLGRLVDSVSAGTAAWRVDALAGGFLAVLVVHALLARAARLRAAVFGESVLAEVREDVVARALRLPLGTVEDAGTGDLLSRSTADVDRLDFTVREAAPELTAAVLTIALTVVAMLLTSPLLACGMLVAVPLLVAVSRWYFPRAATTISRMLRDWAGVQSSIHETVRGARTIDSLRLTERRRAHNDEVLERAIDGERRHRTLLSVFLPTLELAYVLPIAAILLIGGWSYQAGWAELGTVTTVVLYAATLSAPLAELFAWLEEMQLGHAALTRILGVPDSPPDRAPQDPAPRGAGHDLVLRDVRFSYRAGREVLHGIDLRVPAGERLVIVGPSGAGKSTIGRLIAGVSVPDSGSVAFGDVEITAMPTARTRREVVLLTQEHHVFTASLRDNLSLPEAREWRDAELLDALGTVGAADWAARLPDGLDTIIGSGGHPVPAAVAQQLALARVVLADPHTLVLDEATSLLDGDSSRELERSLSTLLAGRTVIAIAHRLHTARTADRVAVVDGGRVVELGAHRDLLAADGSYAALHRAAFGE
- a CDS encoding DUF2334 domain-containing protein — protein: MGIPMVVSLSGIGDRSLEHCAEFAAELDQRRTPLTLLVAPRPSGSAPPGPDRPAVSWVRARQRRGDALALHGFDHAPSGQRMLPRVASSGPAAAVRGAEFAALPAHEAGLRLHAATAALDRLGLRTELFVPPRWLSSPGTVTALRGRDFQVCADALAVHELATGRVHRARVHALGPGARVEHWWCRALVLGVGRAARRGRMVRLAVDSADLARPGPRRAVLDSIDLALHHGAEPATYESFAGAVVPRQRRAPGMGGRLPNLDPLSS